TTAGTTTTGCCGTATAAGATTTTTCCGGGTCAGAATTTTTGCGGTCCGCTATATGGTCGTATAAAAGTTTTAGCGAATAAAATATTGCATCGTTCTTGCTATCGTCCGAAACATCGCCGGATACGGATAATCCGTTGTTTACTTTAGAATAAAAACAAGATTGATGACCTGTATGACATGCGGGACCTTTTTGAATTATTTTCAATAATATGCTGTCGTTATCGCAATCGAAAAATATTTCTTTTACCGTCTGCGTATGACCGGAAGTTTCGCCTTTTTTCCATAATTTATTTCTCGACCTTGAAAAATAATGAGCGTAACCCGTTTCTATAGTTTTTCTAAGCGCTTCT
This is a stretch of genomic DNA from Candidatus Acidulodesulfobacterium acidiphilum. It encodes these proteins:
- a CDS encoding bifunctional phosphoribosyl-AMP cyclohydrolase/phosphoribosyl-ATP diphosphatase HisIE yields the protein MDFSKLSGLIPAVAQDYYTKDILMLAFMNEEALRKTIETGYAHYFSRSRNKLWKKGETSGHTQTVKEIFFDCDNDSILLKIIQKGPACHTGHQSCFYSKVNNGLSVSGDVSDDSKNDAIFYSLKLLYDHIADRKNSDPEKSYTAKLMKEGYEKIGKKIQEESLELILSVAGDSEKDKIIYEAADLLFFYTVMLVYSGIDFYSVINELKKREGVSGLDEKNNRKQK